From Scatophagus argus isolate fScaArg1 chromosome 2, fScaArg1.pri, whole genome shotgun sequence, a single genomic window includes:
- the card14 gene encoding caspase recruitment domain-containing protein 14 isoform X2, whose protein sequence is MAGECIPEGPDLREMGEEELWELINDNRHRISLGVRPCILIPYLRQARVLTEMDEDEILSCHNLTNRSMRTSYMLDLLRTQGRNGAVALLDGLMIHYPTLYTQVTGRKPSTEPSRFSGLIKYSELTEYLVRAVTGMQKELQEARCEAGRMSARCASLESEIREMIGQEEKSTGLQTENERMRRHLCSLQHEVTKLKDEKCELYMRYTAAIEEKSAVNMRLHDLNLQLYQLQIELQKAQTENEFQKRQSLRCAPHADPQLQEEIRNLRCQLLKAEKLDPAHQDILAQDLAEAIDSQLELAEQLRCFREENEMLLAEKQGLLDQKECLSLQVQQLTQDCNMHQQKNTVIQNQMRELQAERDQAYLSRDEAQAMIARVLAEKDTLRCQLVELQERVFSLQVKHPREQRQSCDEGGVDWESPVSSCKEYPFPARRRLCRMDAVNPMIPRSCNSECEDAVISSVRSRNVEPPNPESLRRREEALYADSSLETEESDSLLDDFVFLPKVSSEDKQTSRLSSSNGSSTNGLSRTSAPPFLMRSRAKAMRINGRVLTISLQGEALLSQLAVVGGNKTGVFVHQVTEGSPAHTVGISPGAQIVEVKYEQNQKALRMVLEDSTLEEAMWALGQITGLCHLSLRPRQDDYEVLLQQLQNNEASSGDSFYVRVNMSFPPGPNGTLAVSCNDILHVTNTRPAGTEDSWHASQVHPCQLLDLQSGTVPNYYRAQRLLIRAIEDMSFQTKRCQKVCRVVTKNKEQAVRIVSTGRQGRNPMWVSVEDEKTTDSGDPSAAKSCVSLMPYTLVTPHYPPICRPVLLLPTILGRILDKKLAGWQGFQLCEPEVLSPSEHAAQLQRSEILEECEQGQNCCYTLKSVEKVMKKGIHCVLPLGLDCVRRLHRADIFPIIIFIGQSARSARKLRFHAVIEVCLVLVLSRFYIVSW, encoded by the exons ATGGCAGGAGAGTGTATTCCCGAGGGTCCAGACCTGAGAGAGATGGGCGAGGAGGAACTGTGGGAACTGATTAACGACAATCGCCACAGGATCTCCTTGGGAGTGCGGCCATGCATCCTGATCCCGTATCTGAGGCAGGCCAGGGTGCTCACAGAGATGGACGAGGATGAGATCCTCTCCTGTCACAACCTCACCAACCGCAGCATGAGAACCA GCTATATGCTTGATCTGCTGAGGACCCAGGGGAGGAATGGTGCTGTGGCCTTGCTGGACGGTCTTATGATCCACTACCCGACCCTGTACACGCAAGTCACTGGACGCAAACCCAGCACAGAGCCTTCACGATTCAGTG GCCTGATTAAGTACTCAGAGCTGACAGAGTATCTGGTCAGAGCAGTAACAGGTATGCAGAAGGAGCTCCAGGAAGCGCGTTGCGAGGCTGGCAGGATGAGTGCACGCTGTGCCTCCCTGGAGTCAGAGATTAGGGAGATGATTGGGCAGGAGGAGAAGTCCACAGGCCTTCAAACTGAAAACGAACGCATGCGGAGACACTTGTGCTCTTTGCAACATGAAGTCACCAAGCTGAAGGATGAGAAGTGCGAATTGTATATGCGCTACACAGCAGCTATCGAGGAAAAATCAGCTGTGAACATGCGCCTCCATGACCTCAACCTGCAG CTGTACCAGCTGCAGATAGAGCTGCAGAAAGCACAGACGGAGAATGAGTTCCAGAAGAGACAGTCGCTCAGATGTGCCCCTCACGCTGACCCACAACTGCAAGAGGAAATCAGGAACCTGCGCTGTCAGCTgttgaaagcagaaaaactggACCCA GCCCATCAGGACATCCTGGCCCAGGACCTGGCTGAGGCCATAGACAGCCAGCTGGAGCTTGCAGAACAGCTCAGGTGTTTCAGAGAGGAGAATGAAATGCTGCTCGCCGAGAAacaaggg CTCTTAGATCAGAAGGAGTGCCTAAGCCTCCAGGTGCAGCAGCTGACCCAGGATTGTAACATGCACCAGCAGAAGAACACTGTGATCCAGAACCAGATGAGAGagctgcaggcagagagagaccaG GCATACTTGTCCAGAGATGAGGCCCAGGCCATGATCGCCCGTGTCCTCGCTGAGAAGGACACCCTCAGGTGTCAGCTGGTTGAGCTCCAAGAGCGGGTTTTCAGTCTGCAGGTCAAACATCCCAGGGAACAACGGCAGAGCTGTGAT GAGGGGGGGGTGGACTGGGAGAGCCCAGTATCCAGCTGTAAAGAATACCCGTTCCCAGCTCGACGTAGACTTTGCCGCATGGATGCAGTCAATCCCATGATACCCAGGTCCTGCAATTCAGAG TGTGAAGATGCTGTAATAAGTAGTGTCCGATCCCGAAATGTGGAGCCCCCAAATCCAGAGTCTCTCCGCAGAAGGGAAGAAGCTTTGTAtgcagacagcag cttgGAAACAGAGGAGAGTGACTCTCTATTAGACGACTTTGTGTTTCTCCCCAAAG TGAGCAgtgaagacaaacagacatcCAGGCTTTCCTCTTCTAATGGCTCCAGCACTAATGG CCTGTCAAGAACCTCAGCCCCTCCCTTCCTGATGCGTTCTCGCGCAAAAGCAATGCGCATCAACGGCCGTGTACTCACCATCTCCCTCCAGGGTGAGGCCCTGCTCAGCCAACTAGCAGTGGTAGGAGGCAACAAGACTGGAGTGTTTGTACATCAGGTGACAGAAGGAAGCCCTGCTCATACTGTTGGCATCAGCCCTGGGGCACAGATCGTGGag GTGAAATATGAGCAGAACCAGAAGGCTCTAAGGATGGTGCTGGAGGATTCCACTTTAGAGGAAGCTATGTGGGCTCTTGGCCAGATTACTGGTCTCTGTCACCTCTCCCTCCGGCCCAGACAAGATG ATTACGAGGTGCTGCTGCAACAGCTGCAGAACAATGAGGCGTCATCTGGAGACTCATTCTACGTGCGTGTCAACATGTCCTTCCCCCCCGGACCCAATGGAACCCTGGCCGTCTCCTGCAACGACATCCTTCATGTGACCAACACACGACCTGCTGGCACCGAGGACTCATGGCACGCCAGCCAAGTTCACCCCTGTCAGCTACTGGACCTCCAGAGTGGAACTGTACCCAACTATTACAG GGCACAGCGACTTCTGATTCGAGCAATTGAGGACATGAGCTTTCAAACAAAGAGGTGTCAAAAG GTTTGCCGTGTGGTGACCAAGAATAAGGAGCAAGCAGTGAGGATTGTCAGCACCGGGCGCCAGGGCAGGAACCCAATGTGGGTCAGTGTGGAGGATGAAAAGACCACAGACTCAG GTGACCCATCTGCAGCCAAAAGTTGTGTATCCCTCATGCCTTACACCCTGGTCACCCCTCACTACCCACCCATTTGCAGGcctgtcctgctgctgcccACCATCCTAGGACGCATCCTGGACAAGAAACTGGCAGGCTGGCAAGGCTTTCAGCTATGTGAGCCTG AGGTGCTGAGCCCCAGTGAGCATGCAGCCCAGCTGCAGAGGTCAGAGATTCTGGAGGAATGTGAGCAAGGACAAAACTGCTGCTACACCCTGAAGAGTGTCGAGAAAGTCATGAAGAAG GGGATTCACTGTGTGCTGCCGCTGGGGCTGGACTGCGTGCGGAGGCTGCATCGGGCCGACATCTTCcctattattattttcattggcCAGTCTGCACGTAGTGCACGGAAACTGAG ATTCCATGCTGTCATAGAAGTTTGTTTGGTCTTAGTACTGAGCAGATTTTACATTGTATCTTGGTAA
- the card14 gene encoding caspase recruitment domain-containing protein 14 isoform X1: MAGECIPEGPDLREMGEEELWELINDNRHRISLGVRPCILIPYLRQARVLTEMDEDEILSCHNLTNRSMRTSYMLDLLRTQGRNGAVALLDGLMIHYPTLYTQVTGRKPSTEPSRFSGLIKYSELTEYLVRAVTGMQKELQEARCEAGRMSARCASLESEIREMIGQEEKSTGLQTENERMRRHLCSLQHEVTKLKDEKCELYMRYTAAIEEKSAVNMRLHDLNLQLYQLQIELQKAQTENEFQKRQSLRCAPHADPQLQEEIRNLRCQLLKAEKLDPAHQDILAQDLAEAIDSQLELAEQLRCFREENEMLLAEKQGLLDQKECLSLQVQQLTQDCNMHQQKNTVIQNQMRELQAERDQAYLSRDEAQAMIARVLAEKDTLRCQLVELQERVFSLQVKHPREQRQSCDEGGVDWESPVSSCKEYPFPARRRLCRMDAVNPMIPRSCNSECEDAVISSVRSRNVEPPNPESLRRREEALYADSSLETEESDSLLDDFVFLPKVSSEDKQTSRLSSSNGSSTNGLSRTSAPPFLMRSRAKAMRINGRVLTISLQGEALLSQLAVVGGNKTGVFVHQVTEGSPAHTVGISPGAQIVEVKYEQNQKALRMVLEDSTLEEAMWALGQITGLCHLSLRPRQDDYEVLLQQLQNNEASSGDSFYVRVNMSFPPGPNGTLAVSCNDILHVTNTRPAGTEDSWHASQVHPCQLLDLQSGTVPNYYRAQRLLIRAIEDMSFQTKRCQKVCRVVTKNKEQAVRIVSTGRQGRNPMWVSVEDEKTTDSGDPSAAKSCVSLMPYTLVTPHYPPICRPVLLLPTILGRILDKKLAGWQGFQLCEPEVLSPSEHAAQLQRSEILEECEQGQNCCYTLKSVEKVMKKGIHCVLPLGLDCVRRLHRADIFPIIIFIGQSARSARKLRSKLQRHSQSEEQLLACSKSEEPLLDKLPCLYHSVDPDSWCDQASLLTNLRTIIWEEQKKIVWVEPDLW; encoded by the exons ATGGCAGGAGAGTGTATTCCCGAGGGTCCAGACCTGAGAGAGATGGGCGAGGAGGAACTGTGGGAACTGATTAACGACAATCGCCACAGGATCTCCTTGGGAGTGCGGCCATGCATCCTGATCCCGTATCTGAGGCAGGCCAGGGTGCTCACAGAGATGGACGAGGATGAGATCCTCTCCTGTCACAACCTCACCAACCGCAGCATGAGAACCA GCTATATGCTTGATCTGCTGAGGACCCAGGGGAGGAATGGTGCTGTGGCCTTGCTGGACGGTCTTATGATCCACTACCCGACCCTGTACACGCAAGTCACTGGACGCAAACCCAGCACAGAGCCTTCACGATTCAGTG GCCTGATTAAGTACTCAGAGCTGACAGAGTATCTGGTCAGAGCAGTAACAGGTATGCAGAAGGAGCTCCAGGAAGCGCGTTGCGAGGCTGGCAGGATGAGTGCACGCTGTGCCTCCCTGGAGTCAGAGATTAGGGAGATGATTGGGCAGGAGGAGAAGTCCACAGGCCTTCAAACTGAAAACGAACGCATGCGGAGACACTTGTGCTCTTTGCAACATGAAGTCACCAAGCTGAAGGATGAGAAGTGCGAATTGTATATGCGCTACACAGCAGCTATCGAGGAAAAATCAGCTGTGAACATGCGCCTCCATGACCTCAACCTGCAG CTGTACCAGCTGCAGATAGAGCTGCAGAAAGCACAGACGGAGAATGAGTTCCAGAAGAGACAGTCGCTCAGATGTGCCCCTCACGCTGACCCACAACTGCAAGAGGAAATCAGGAACCTGCGCTGTCAGCTgttgaaagcagaaaaactggACCCA GCCCATCAGGACATCCTGGCCCAGGACCTGGCTGAGGCCATAGACAGCCAGCTGGAGCTTGCAGAACAGCTCAGGTGTTTCAGAGAGGAGAATGAAATGCTGCTCGCCGAGAAacaaggg CTCTTAGATCAGAAGGAGTGCCTAAGCCTCCAGGTGCAGCAGCTGACCCAGGATTGTAACATGCACCAGCAGAAGAACACTGTGATCCAGAACCAGATGAGAGagctgcaggcagagagagaccaG GCATACTTGTCCAGAGATGAGGCCCAGGCCATGATCGCCCGTGTCCTCGCTGAGAAGGACACCCTCAGGTGTCAGCTGGTTGAGCTCCAAGAGCGGGTTTTCAGTCTGCAGGTCAAACATCCCAGGGAACAACGGCAGAGCTGTGAT GAGGGGGGGGTGGACTGGGAGAGCCCAGTATCCAGCTGTAAAGAATACCCGTTCCCAGCTCGACGTAGACTTTGCCGCATGGATGCAGTCAATCCCATGATACCCAGGTCCTGCAATTCAGAG TGTGAAGATGCTGTAATAAGTAGTGTCCGATCCCGAAATGTGGAGCCCCCAAATCCAGAGTCTCTCCGCAGAAGGGAAGAAGCTTTGTAtgcagacagcag cttgGAAACAGAGGAGAGTGACTCTCTATTAGACGACTTTGTGTTTCTCCCCAAAG TGAGCAgtgaagacaaacagacatcCAGGCTTTCCTCTTCTAATGGCTCCAGCACTAATGG CCTGTCAAGAACCTCAGCCCCTCCCTTCCTGATGCGTTCTCGCGCAAAAGCAATGCGCATCAACGGCCGTGTACTCACCATCTCCCTCCAGGGTGAGGCCCTGCTCAGCCAACTAGCAGTGGTAGGAGGCAACAAGACTGGAGTGTTTGTACATCAGGTGACAGAAGGAAGCCCTGCTCATACTGTTGGCATCAGCCCTGGGGCACAGATCGTGGag GTGAAATATGAGCAGAACCAGAAGGCTCTAAGGATGGTGCTGGAGGATTCCACTTTAGAGGAAGCTATGTGGGCTCTTGGCCAGATTACTGGTCTCTGTCACCTCTCCCTCCGGCCCAGACAAGATG ATTACGAGGTGCTGCTGCAACAGCTGCAGAACAATGAGGCGTCATCTGGAGACTCATTCTACGTGCGTGTCAACATGTCCTTCCCCCCCGGACCCAATGGAACCCTGGCCGTCTCCTGCAACGACATCCTTCATGTGACCAACACACGACCTGCTGGCACCGAGGACTCATGGCACGCCAGCCAAGTTCACCCCTGTCAGCTACTGGACCTCCAGAGTGGAACTGTACCCAACTATTACAG GGCACAGCGACTTCTGATTCGAGCAATTGAGGACATGAGCTTTCAAACAAAGAGGTGTCAAAAG GTTTGCCGTGTGGTGACCAAGAATAAGGAGCAAGCAGTGAGGATTGTCAGCACCGGGCGCCAGGGCAGGAACCCAATGTGGGTCAGTGTGGAGGATGAAAAGACCACAGACTCAG GTGACCCATCTGCAGCCAAAAGTTGTGTATCCCTCATGCCTTACACCCTGGTCACCCCTCACTACCCACCCATTTGCAGGcctgtcctgctgctgcccACCATCCTAGGACGCATCCTGGACAAGAAACTGGCAGGCTGGCAAGGCTTTCAGCTATGTGAGCCTG AGGTGCTGAGCCCCAGTGAGCATGCAGCCCAGCTGCAGAGGTCAGAGATTCTGGAGGAATGTGAGCAAGGACAAAACTGCTGCTACACCCTGAAGAGTGTCGAGAAAGTCATGAAGAAG GGGATTCACTGTGTGCTGCCGCTGGGGCTGGACTGCGTGCGGAGGCTGCATCGGGCCGACATCTTCcctattattattttcattggcCAGTCTGCACGTAGTGCACGGAAACTGAG GTCAAAGCTGCAGCGCCACAGCCAgtcagaggagcagctgctggcaTGTTCGAAGAGCGAGGAGCCGCTGCTGGACAAGCTGCCGTGTCTGTATCACAGCGTGGACCCAGACTCCTGGTGTGACCAGGCCTCCCTGCTGACCAACCTGCGCACCATCATCTgggaggagcagaagaagatTGTCTGGGTAGAGCCTGACCTGTGGTGA